GCCTCTAAACGTTCACCGCTGCTGCTTACTTTTGCGCGCTGCAATTAAAAATCATAGGAACATGGCATTAGCATCGAAATACGATCCCTCGTCGGTCGAGGGGAAATGGTATCAATACTGGTTGGACAACGGTTTCTTTCGCTCCCTTCCGGACGAGCGCGAGCCGTACACGGTGGTCATCCCGCCGCCCAACGTCACCGGCGTGCTCCACATGGGGCACATGCTCAACAACACGATTCAGGACATCCTTGTGCGCCGTGCACGCATGACGGGCCGCAATGCCTGCTGGGTGCCGGGCACGGATCACGCCTCCATCGCCACCGAGGCCAAGGTGGTGGCACGACTGGCTGAGCGCGGCATCCGCAAGTCAGACCTCACCCGCGAGGAGTTTTTGCGCCACGCTTGGGAGTGGAAAGAGGAGCACGGAGGCATCATCCTCAAGCAACTCCGACGCCTTGGCGCCTCCTGCGACTGGGATCGCACGGCCTTCACTATGGACGACATCCGCTCCCGGAGCGTCATCCGCGTCTTCTGCGATCTGTACCGTAAGGGACTGATCTATCGTGGCGTCCGCATGGTCAATTGGGACCCCGCCGCCCTCACCGCCCTCAGCGACGAGGAGGTGATTTATAAGGAGCAACAGGGCAAACTCTACTACCTGCGCTATCGCATCGTCGGCGAAGACGGATACGCCATCGTGGCTACGACCCGACCCGAAACGATCATGGGCGACACGGCTATGTGCATCAATCCGAACGATCCGAAGAACCAACACCTCCGCGGACGGCGCGTCATTGTCCCGCTCGTGGGGCGCGAGATCCCCGTCATCGAGGACGACTACGTCGACATTGAGTTTGGCACCGGCTGCCTCAAGGTCACCCCCGCGCACGACGTAAACGACTATATGCTGGGCGAGAAATACAACCTCCCCTCCATCGACATCTTTAACGACAATGGCACCATCGCTCCGGCGGGCGAGCTCTACGTCGGCATGGATCGCTTCGCCGTCCGCGAGCAGATCGTCCGCGACCTTGATGCCGCCGGACTACTCGAGAAAACAGAGGATTACACGAACAAGGTGGGCTTCTCCGAGCGTACCAATGTGCCCATCGAGCCGAAGCTCTCCATGCAGTGGTTCCTGAAAATGGACGGTCTGGCTAAGCCGGCACTCGATGCGGTGATGAACGACGAGATCCGTTTCTACCCGCCGAAGTTCAAGAACACCTACCGCCACTGGATGGAGAACGTGAAAGATTGGTGCATCAGTCGCCAACTGTGGTGGGGGCATCGCATCCCGGCTTACTATGCCTCGCCGACCGATGAGGGTACGTCGGGCAATGTGGCGCCGGTCGTGATTCTCGTAGCCGAAACCGAGGAGGAAGCGCGCGCACAGGCTGCTGAACACCCCATGTTGAAAGGACGCTCGTTCACACTGCGGCAGGATGAGGATTGCCTTGATACATGGTTCTCTTCTTGGCTTTGGCCCATCGCCCTCTTCGACGGAATTAACCATCCCGGTAACGACGAAATGCGTTATTACTACCCCACGGCGGACCTTGTCACTGGCCCAGATATCATCTTCTTCTGGGTGGCGCGTATGATCATGGCCGGCTATGAGTATGAGGGGGATAAGCCCTTCCGTAGCGTCTACTTCACCGGCATCGTGCGCGACAAGCTCGGGCGGAAGATGTCGAAGTCGCTCGGCAACTCACCCGATCCGCTCGCTCTTATCGACCAATACGGTGCCGATGGGGTGCGCATGGGTATCATGCTGGCCGCTCCAGCGGGTAACGACATCCTCTTCGACGAGTCGTTGTGCGAACAGGGGCGCAACTTCAACAACAAGATCTGGAACGCACTCCGTTTGGTGAAGAGTTGGGAGGTTTCCGATGCAGCAGAACAGCCCGATGCGGCAAGAATTGCGATCGATTGGATGGAGGCGAAGTTCTGCGCGACGATCGTGGAACTTGAGGATGATTTCTCGAGGTACCGTATCTCCGAAGCGTTGATGACGGCTTACAAACTCTTTCGTGATGAGTTCTCTGCGTGGTATCTCGAGGCTGTTAAGCCTGCTTACGGTCAGCCCATCGATGCAAAAACATATCGTTCCACGATTTCGCTGTTTGAGAAACTCATGCTGACCCTTCATCCGTTTATGCCCTTCATCACGGAAGAAGTATGGCAGGCATTGGCCGATCGTCAGCCGGGTGAGAGCATTATGGTCACTCAGCAGCCTCACCCGGAGCAAACGAACGACCGATTGACGGCCGACTTTGAGGTGGTAAAGAGCATCGTGGGCGGTGTACGCTCCATTCGACTCGAGCGCAACATCCCGAACAAGGAGTCGCTCACGTTGCAGGTCGTTACGGGTGATCATAACGAGGCGTATAATCCGGTCATTATGAAGATGTGCAACGTCGATACGATCGTGCGAGCTCCGAAAGATGCCACTGCCGCCTCGTTTATGGTCGGCACGACAGAATATGCTGTACCGCTGGGCAACACCATCGATGTGGCTGAAGAGATCCAGAAGATGGAAGCTGAGATTGACTACCTCGAGGGCTTCCTTCGTTCGGTGATGAAGAAGCTCGGCAATGAGAAGTTTGTCGCCAACGCTAAGCCCGAAGTCGTGGCTGTCGAGCGAAAGAAGCGTGCCGATGCCGAGAGTAAACTCGCGCTCCTGCGAGAAAACGTGGCTAAGCTGAAAGACAATGCGTGACTTATCGAAGTAGAGAAATGACACAAACCGATAAAAGAAGAGGTTGGGGCATATACGTATGCCTCAGCCTCTTACTGTTACTTGCCTCATGCAGTACCATCCGCTTCATTGGGATCGACACTTTGGAGCCTTCCGAGCTGCATGTTCCGCACACAGTCCGTCGAGTGCTGATTGTGGATAACGCTGCGATGCCATCTGTCGCCCCTTGTGCATTGACGTTGGGGAAGATTCCACTGGAGGTGAAGGAAGTGACGACTGACAGCATGGCGTTTTACTACTGCCACACCTTGGGCGAACGCATCGCCGATGCACACCGTTACGACGATGTTCGTCTCTACGACAGAGCTTATCGCCCCTCCCACCTCTCCGATCAACCGCTATCAGCCTCCGAAGTCCGCCAACTATGTACGGACGAGGGTGTAGACGCCGTCATCTCGCTCGATCGCCTACAGTTCAGCATCAAAGGGGACGTCGACCCGCTCTATTTTCTCACCCACGAGCCGTTACGGGTCGAAGTGTCTGGTCTCATCCGTCTATCCATCCCATCCGATACCCTAACGATGGCCCGTACCGTCCACCTATCCGACACGCTCCGCGCTGCGTTAGAGGGTACCATCGATAGCCCCGAAGCCATTAGCCAGGCCATGCGTACCGTATTACGTGAAGTTTCACTCTACATGGCTGACAAATCCTCTTCGCGCTTTGTTCCACACTGGGAACCGAATGTTCGTTGGTACTATACCTCCTCTTCATCCGCATGGAAAGAGGCCAGCGCCTATGCCGCTGCAGAGAAATGGAAGGAG
The sequence above is drawn from the Tannerella serpentiformis genome and encodes:
- a CDS encoding valine--tRNA ligase — translated: MALASKYDPSSVEGKWYQYWLDNGFFRSLPDEREPYTVVIPPPNVTGVLHMGHMLNNTIQDILVRRARMTGRNACWVPGTDHASIATEAKVVARLAERGIRKSDLTREEFLRHAWEWKEEHGGIILKQLRRLGASCDWDRTAFTMDDIRSRSVIRVFCDLYRKGLIYRGVRMVNWDPAALTALSDEEVIYKEQQGKLYYLRYRIVGEDGYAIVATTRPETIMGDTAMCINPNDPKNQHLRGRRVIVPLVGREIPVIEDDYVDIEFGTGCLKVTPAHDVNDYMLGEKYNLPSIDIFNDNGTIAPAGELYVGMDRFAVREQIVRDLDAAGLLEKTEDYTNKVGFSERTNVPIEPKLSMQWFLKMDGLAKPALDAVMNDEIRFYPPKFKNTYRHWMENVKDWCISRQLWWGHRIPAYYASPTDEGTSGNVAPVVILVAETEEEARAQAAEHPMLKGRSFTLRQDEDCLDTWFSSWLWPIALFDGINHPGNDEMRYYYPTADLVTGPDIIFFWVARMIMAGYEYEGDKPFRSVYFTGIVRDKLGRKMSKSLGNSPDPLALIDQYGADGVRMGIMLAAPAGNDILFDESLCEQGRNFNNKIWNALRLVKSWEVSDAAEQPDAARIAIDWMEAKFCATIVELEDDFSRYRISEALMTAYKLFRDEFSAWYLEAVKPAYGQPIDAKTYRSTISLFEKLMLTLHPFMPFITEEVWQALADRQPGESIMVTQQPHPEQTNDRLTADFEVVKSIVGGVRSIRLERNIPNKESLTLQVVTGDHNEAYNPVIMKMCNVDTIVRAPKDATAASFMVGTTEYAVPLGNTIDVAEEIQKMEAEIDYLEGFLRSVMKKLGNEKFVANAKPEVVAVERKKRADAESKLALLRENVAKLKDNA
- a CDS encoding DUF6340 family protein, giving the protein MTQTDKRRGWGIYVCLSLLLLLASCSTIRFIGIDTLEPSELHVPHTVRRVLIVDNAAMPSVAPCALTLGKIPLEVKEVTTDSMAFYYCHTLGERIADAHRYDDVRLYDRAYRPSHLSDQPLSASEVRQLCTDEGVDAVISLDRLQFSIKGDVDPLYFLTHEPLRVEVSGLIRLSIPSDTLTMARTVHLSDTLRAALEGTIDSPEAISQAMRTVLREVSLYMADKSSSRFVPHWEPNVRWYYTSSSSAWKEASAYAAAEKWKEAAAIWHRLYDQARNGKVKARLASNIAVSEELCGNLSIASDWAERSYTHYLEYASVVDSTTLNRQRRYTEAMKQRLRSDKELRDWRK